The following are encoded in a window of Clostridium thermarum genomic DNA:
- a CDS encoding ABC transporter ATP-binding protein, whose amino-acid sequence MGSFVEVKNVKKCYDMGEVVITAVDDVSFSIEKGEFVIILGASGAGKSTILNLLGGMDYVTEGSIFVDGNEISRFDKKLLTKYRREDIGFVFQFYNLVQNLNALENVELAVELCKDSMDPEEVMKSVGLGDRLNNFPSQLSGGEQQRVSIARAIAKNPKLLLCDEPTGALDYNTGKAILKLLSDTAKKYNMTVVVITHNSAIAPIADKVITVKSGKIASIKRNENPAPIESIEW is encoded by the coding sequence GTGGGTAGTTTTGTAGAAGTAAAAAACGTAAAAAAGTGTTATGATATGGGCGAAGTTGTGATTACAGCAGTAGATGATGTTTCCTTCTCTATAGAAAAGGGTGAGTTTGTTATCATTCTCGGGGCCAGCGGTGCAGGAAAATCAACAATACTCAATCTCTTAGGCGGTATGGATTATGTAACGGAGGGAAGTATCTTTGTAGATGGCAATGAAATAAGCAGGTTTGATAAGAAGCTCCTTACAAAATATAGGCGGGAAGACATTGGTTTCGTATTTCAATTTTATAATTTGGTGCAGAATTTAAATGCCTTGGAAAATGTAGAACTGGCAGTGGAACTGTGCAAGGATTCCATGGATCCGGAGGAAGTGATGAAAAGTGTGGGACTGGGCGATAGACTCAACAACTTCCCCTCACAGCTTTCCGGAGGAGAACAGCAAAGGGTATCTATAGCCAGAGCTATTGCAAAAAATCCTAAGCTATTGCTTTGTGACGAGCCTACCGGTGCCCTGGACTATAACACCGGCAAGGCTATATTAAAACTGCTGTCAGATACGGCAAAGAAGTACAATATGACAGTGGTTGTAATAACTCATAACTCGGCTATTGCACCAATAGCTGATAAAGTTATAACCGTGAAGAGTGGAAAAATAGCAAGTATCAAAAGGAATGAAAATCCGGCTCCAATAGAAAGTATAGAGTGGTAA